From the Populus nigra chromosome 13, ddPopNigr1.1, whole genome shotgun sequence genome, the window cttaatcttaactaaatattgaatgatgaaattgaaaaattaaattgatgaaaaaaaaaaacatcaagaaaagactaataTCAATCAAGATTAAGATTTTATACCCAGACTAGGATCATGATACCGAGATAACcacactaaattttttttaaaaaaagcccaATTCTAAACagataattgaaaaacaaattaatattaaaatagaaaccaaggcaattttttttaaaaaaataacaaccaaatgtgatataaaaattaaattaaatcaaatgacacgagatgaaattgaaaacaactttatttaaaaataaaaaaataaggatcaaatctgatataaaaattaaataaaataaaatgctaaaagatgaaattgaaaaatataattaataaaaaaaagaatcaaataagAGGAAAATGGAggaaaacttttgattttagcTTGGTTGACATAGTTTTCAAGGggaagagagagaataaaaaaagggaGGAAAAATTCAACCATCACAGAACCACCACGAAAAGCTCTACACGCATTGTCTAATTGGATGCGCCTCCGCATGAGGAGTTAGAGAAGACTGTTGGTTGTTTTTGACAGCTAGAAGGCATCGTAGACATCACCCAAAAGGTACGAATACCTCTCATCCGCTTgtaacaatttttaatttttatttctatttaatttattaaaatatctgaGTGCCTTTGattaatatgatattaataaaaaaaactataacaaaaTGATAAGAATCTCATTAACATAAGCTATagatattttgttttggatagCACCTTTGTAATTATATTGtgcaaaataaagataaaaaattgaaaatattcctACTCAAACTAACTTTTAAGGGtattttacatattattttatgtaaaaaaaaataaagagattattCTATACCCCTATTTAGTGACAAATAgatctcataaaaaaagaagaagaagatgattttaTACCTAAAAACAagttatatagtttttattattaaaaacaaaatagtaattttattatgtgaatacatactaaaaaataagaacctgaatgcatatatattttttttaataaattttcaaattcaaagaaaattaaattattatttaaaaattttttctgttaaaatatcaaaaacttataattttaataaaaatgtagGATATTCGTATCTTATTTAAGAAGCTTTTATAAAGTATTCTTTTCCTCGTCGATCAAGTATTGTCGTCTATATCTATTAGACGACAAGTCGTTTAGAGGGAATTCAAAGTTCTCTTCTTCCACTGCACACGGCATTCGTTCCAAAAGGCAGATACCGAGCAAATGGAGGCATGAAATCAAGAAGTAGAAGCAAGCTTCTCTGCAATCAAATGCTGCAAAACCTATCATATTTCACCTCCAATAATGCTAAACTTGAAAGGGTCAGTTCTCTTTTCACTCACATCTCCATTGAATTTCGATTCTTTACATGTTCTCTCACTGACCCTTCACTAAAACCCCACAAAGATTTATCATCTTTTAACTTTAATGGTATTGCGCACTCTGTTATATCTAAGTGTTCTCAtttctttgataaaaaagaacCCAAAAGACACAACTTTCTTTATGATGCTTCTTTTAAAATGCCGCTCTTAGATATCTCTGATGTAATACCTCATGTTACACGTCGGTTTTTGAGGGTTTTGAGGTTGAAACCAGAAGATGTGCTTGAAATGTTACTGGGTTTTCAAGTTGAGTGTGAAAGAGTTGCAGTTAAGAGTGCAAAGGTTGAGTCATTATGGGAGATTTTTAAGTATGCTAACGAACAAGATAAGGGTTTTAGGCATTTTCCCAAGTCATGTGAGGTTATGGCTTCTATTCTTGTTAGGCATGGGATGTTTAGAGAGGCTCAGTTATTGCTTTTGGCAatggagagacaaggaattTCAATGGACAGTAGTAAGATTTTTGTTAGTTTGATTGAAGGGTATGTTGGTGTTGGTGATTTAGAAAGGGCTGTCTTAGTGTATGATCAAATGAGGGAGCGAGATTTAGTGCCATCGTTGTTGTGTTATCGTGCTCTTGTTGATCTTTCAGTAAGAATGAAGAGAACCCAGCTAGCATTTCGAGTTTCTTTAGATCTGGTAGAATTGGGGATTAGTGTAAGCGAAGGAGAAAATGCTAGTTTTGAGAATGTTGTAAGATTACTTTGTAGGGATGGAATGATTCGAGAAGCAAGGAATTTTATTAGGAAGTTAATGGCCTTGGGTTTTGAGCCTAGCAGCTTGGTTCTTAATGAGATTGCTCTTGGGTACTGTGAGCAGGACTTTGAGGATTCAGTAAGGTGTTTTGCTGAAATGAAATGTTCCCCAAATGTGCTTACTGGCAATAAGATTTTATTCAGTTTATGCACTGGTTTTGGTGTAGAGAGAGCAAATTTGTTCAGACTCAAATTGGAGCACTTGGGTTTTATGCCTGATGAAGTAACTTTTGGGATCTTGATTTGTTGGTGTTGTCGTGAAAGGAAATTGAGGGGTGCCTTCAATTATTTATCAGAGTTGTTATCTCGAGGCCTAAAACCCAATATATGGTGCTATCATGCTCTTATCAGTGCGTTGTTTAAAGAAGGCATGTGGGAGCATGCACAAGACATTCTTGATGAAATGGTGGATATGGGAACAGCCCCTGTTTTGTCAACTTTCAAAATTCTTTTGGCAGGATATTGCAGGGCTAGACGATTTGATGAAGTAAAGGTGGTGATTCATGAGATGGTGAACCGTGGTCTAATTGAATCATCTGCACTCGAGGATCCTCTTTCAAAGGCATTTATGGTCTTGGAGCTCAAGACTTTATCAGTGCGGTTGAAAAGGGACAATGATGTTGAGTTTTCTAAGACAGAATTCTTTGATAACCTTGGTAATGGACTttatttggatacagacctggaTGAGTATGACAAAAGAGTAACGAGGATACTGGAAGATTCTATGGTTcctgattttgattttctagtAAGGAAGGAATGCAGTAATGGAAATTTTAAAGTTGCATGCTCATTGACCGGTGAAATGGCTCGATGGGGTCAAGAACTGTCTCTCTCTGTTGTCTCTGCATTATTAAAGGGGCTTTGCACTCCTCGTTCCTATATCAAGTTATGCAGCAGTCTTTTGGAGAAGATGCCAAAGCTGGTTAATCAACTAGACCAAGAAGTTCTCAATTTGCTAGTCCAAGCATACTGCAAAATTGGATTGACACACAAAGGGTGgttgatttttaatcaaatgctTCAAAGAAATCTAACAATTAACAGTGAAACATTTACTGCTCTAATTAAGGGACTGTGTAAGAAGGAAAATTTGCGGAACCTTCATGATTGCTGGGATTTTGCTCTAAATGGTAAATGGTTACCAGGGTTGGTGGATTGTATATCTGTGGTTGAATGTCTGTGCCATTGTGGAATGCTGAAGGAGGTACTAGAGCTTTTGGAAAGGATGTTGGTATTGAATCCTGAATCAAGGTTAAAAGTTTTACATATCTTCCTTGAAAAGCTTTCTCTTACTGGCTTTTCGAGCATTGCACACTTGTTTGTGGAAGAACTACTACAGCATGGTTGTGCCTTAGATCAAATTGCATATAGCCATCTTATAAAGGGGTTATGCAAGGAGCAAAAGTATAAAGTTGCCTTCGCAGTATTAGACATAATGCTTGCTAGGAAAATGGTTCCATGCTTGGACGTATCTCTAATTCTGATTCCTCGGCTGTGTAAGGCTGAAAAACTTCAGACAGCTATTGAATTAATGGAAAATGTTTTGAGGGTGCAAACTACATTCTACAGCGATTTTGCTAAAAGATTTTGTGTGACAGGAAAGGCTGGGGAAGCAGCCAATATTTTCCAGAATATGCTGTCCAAGGGGCTGCTACCTGATgctgatatttataatatgctGTTGCAACAATTCTGCCACACCAAAAACTTGAAGAAAGTCAGGGAGTTACTTGGTGTTGTCATAAGAAAAACTGCAAGCCTCACAATCTCGAGTTATCGCAGTTATGTGCGTTTGATGTGTATAGAGGGTAAAGTGGATTATGCATTGAGCCTGAAGAAGGTAATGGTGCGAGAAAGCAAGTCTGCTAGCATCATCCTATACAACATTCTGATTTTCTATCTTCTCTCTGCTGGGGAAAGTATGCTCGTGAAGAAGGTTTTGAATGAATTACAGGAGGAGGGGTTGGTGCTCAATGAAGTTACATATAATTTTCTGgtatatggattttctaaatgcAAAGATGTCTCTACTGGTATGCACTATCTGTCTACAATGATTTCAAAGGAGCTTAGGCCTAGCTATCGAAGCTTAAGCACAGTAATAACCTTCCTATGTGATATTGGGGAACTTGATAAAGTATTGGAATTGAGTCGAGAAATAGAATTGAAAGGCTGGATTCTTGGTTCAATTGCTCAAAATGCAATTGTTGAGGGCCTTCTTTTCCAGGATAAGGTTGAAGCAGCTAAACAATTTCTGGACCGAATGGTATATAAAGGTTTAACTCCTCAAAGTATTAgttatgataatttaattaagcgGTTTTGTTGCCTTGGAAGACTGGACAAGGCTATTGACCTTCTGAATGTAATGTTGAAGAAAGGAAATATGCCTAGTTCTACCAGTTATGATTCTGTAATTTGTGGTTTCTGCTCTAGAAATCAACTGAACCAAGCTATGGATTTCCATGCTGAGATGTTGGATAGGAATCTTAAGCCAAGTATCAACACATGGGACTTGCTTGTCAAACAGTATTGCCAACAAGGACAACCTGCAGAAGCAGCAAAGCTCCTTCTTTCAATGGTTCAGGTCGGCGAGACTCCAACCAGGCTGATGTACTGCTCTGTAATTGATGGTTATCGCATGGAAAACAATCCAAGGAAGGCATCAGAGCTAATGCAAATGATGCAACAAAGTGGTTATGAGCCAGATTTTGATACGCATTGGTCTCTTATTAGCAATTTAAGCAATTCGAGTGACAAGGATTATAGTAAAAGTAGTCAGGGTTTCCTGTCAAGCCTTCTCGCTGGAAGTGGATTCTCTTCCAAGAAGGACCTCAATGCCAAACTGGGTTAAATACAACGGTGCAAAGGGTAGGCCTTTTAGCTTCATGAAACATTGATATATTCTTACatgaaattttgtaattttcaccATGAATTAGGCGTTTCAGCTCAGCTGTTTCCATGGAAAAGAGCTTTGACAGTTTACAATAGGATGCTAGGTCTTCTATCCTATGGCAAGCACACAGCTGAACCGCATTTTGTATATACAATGATATGAAAGTAAAGTTCTCAAGTGTATTTCTTCTTTGCGGTAATACATGTTTATTCATGATTTGTTGTCCGAGTACGATGTGCACTGTACCTTCTTGCAATCTTGCTGCCATTATGGGAGAGCTACTCCATTCTTTTCCAGGCTACAGCTAATTTACAAGAACACATCGATTGCAGCCACGTTTCATTATTTATCTATGATCTAGTTTACTTATCATAACTCTGTATTATTCAACTAAATGTTTTgtataaattcttttaatagtAAAACAAGTTCAACTATTTATTGAAttagattaaataatttttttctattttcaaattatataaaattattatatttttgttaaaataaaagaaattaagaacataaaggtAAAACATCAgtcataatataataattaatattaagaagATATAAAGCTGATGTTGATGAAAACAGATAATAAGtacaagaaacaaaattttgttgaaaagaattattatataaaaaccttgattgaaaattttattactcaatATGTTATATAATCTAAACTTTATGTtacaattaaataagaaaaaaaaattctaaatgaacaaggaaaatatttcaaatcatgaaaaataacttcCAGGGTTTATTTCAATGTCTTCCCCACTTCAAATGACTAAGGTGGAGGCAATTCGCATCTGCATGAAGCGCACAAGTCACTTGAATGTTACACTAAGGTCATTTCAGAACTTGTAGATTATCAACAAACACATCAGGCAATCTATAGAAACATGAGAATCATACACAGCCTTGTGACTTGACTGTTAACTGTAATATTGCAAAGAAGAAACTCAAATCTTTTCAAGTGAAAACAAAAGAAGGTATTCAGATGAGTTCAAAGATGTTGTAGATTTTTCTTTGAGTGAGAGAAGTTGGGATGCCTGCAGTTGACTGGACTTTTAACTATGAGCAGAAGTATGATGCAGAGTGTACATTTTTCTTTCCTATTGAGGATGAATTGCTAAGCAAGTGATATTACTGGATGGGATTTAAATCATATAGCAATGCGAAGGCGCTACATCATGCCAGTACTTTCAGCACCTGAAAAGAAGTGAAGATAGAAAGACAGCAttctcaaaatataaaatcaaataacttgGAGCACACATAATTTTATGATCAATCAATAAGTCATCTAGCAGAGTTTCCTGATGCCGTGCATTGCTCAAGTGATATTACGAACAGGAATAGGTAGCGCTAAATTTCACCGTTCTTGATAACAGAACTTACATTGTTATGGAGCTTGTCGACACGGTAGGACTCAGCTGAGATTAAATTTGTTATATAAAATAAGTCATCATGCTTCATGAAAACCTAAATCATCACACAACTTAATGATGAAACTTGTTGATATGCACAAGTTCGATCCATTTTAATTGTTAAGGTCCCATGCAGGGTGAAATTAACATCATTAGAATGCTTCTGTTAGTAAACAGGGGTTTAGGACAacttcaatattgaaaaaatggaTATATTACTAATTTCTGTACCGCTGAAAGCTTTTTTATAAAAGTGAGATTCGTGTAATTACAACTCGTACCAAAAGTTAGCTCAGTCACTTGAAGCACGCGCTTGGATTTGAGTCTGCCAACTAAATTTGTTTTCACCTACCAGCCTCAAACGTTCTTTTCTATTACTACATAACTCCAGAAAAAATCAGATCAGATAAATAGTAACACATAAggactaaaaatgaaaaagaaaaagaaaaagaaaaaagaaggtcaATAATGCTTTCTTAAAGCTGAATAAAATGCAATTTATATATGTGACCAATTATACACATAAAAGGTTGAACTATATCCAAATATTACATGTCTGACATGAGAGCATACTCTCACCTACTTGCAGCTCATGACACTTGGCCTCTTGAATTTAGTTTGGGTTTTGGATCAAACAAAAATTGCATGACAGCTCTGTCATCTGCTTCAATTAGGCTGCGGCCAGCTTCTTTTCTAACTCCACCATCATCCATCAACTTCCTCACCTCCTCAGCTCCATCCCACTCACCTGCTGAAGCATAAATGTTAGAAAGTAACACATAATCCCCACTCTCATCCCTTCTTAGTTTAAGTAGTCTCTCATTTGCAAGCCTCCCCAGCTCAACATTTCCATGAACTCTACAAGCCCCAAGCAGCGTCCTCCAAATTATAGCATTAGGTTCAATCTCCATTTTGCCTATTAACTCGAATGCTTCACTCAATAGCCCTGCACGACCCAACAAATCCACCATACACCCATGATGTATCATATTTGGCTCTATATCATACCTCTCTCTCATAAGTTTGAAATACCGGCGCCCCTCTTCAACATTCCCGGCATGACTACAAGCAACAATCACTCCAACAAAAGTTATCTCATTTggcttaatatttttcaaagccTGCATCTCAGCAAACAATTTGATTGATTCCTCAGCATGGCCATGAAAAGCCAACCCTCCTATAACTGAATTCCATGTTGTAACAtctttctctctcatctttttAAATACCTGAAGTGCTATCTCGATACTTCCACACTTCGCATACATGTCAACGAGTGCATTCCCAAGTAAAACACTCAAATCTCCCCGAGTCATCTCTGAAATTGAGCAATGCAACTTTCTGCCAACCTCCAAATCACCCAAATCTGCACATGCCGACAAAAGACTCAGCATTGTCACCTCATCTGGACACTCTCCCACGTTCCTCATCTCCTCAAACATCTCCAAAGCCTGCCTTTGCTCCCCACGAAGGACATACCCAGCAATCATCGTATTCCAAGTCACAACATCTTTTTCTGGAGCCTCGTCAAAGAGTGTCCTAGCATTTTCCATCTCTCCATTTTTCACATACCCTGTAATCATCACATTCCAGGAAACCAAATCTTTCACTGGCATTTCATCAAAAATTTGCCTTGCCACACCCAGTTCCCCTCTCCTTGCATACCCCGCAGTCAAAGCAGACCAAGAAACAACACTCCTTTCCggcaaatcataaaaaatcgaTCTAGCTATCACCAAATCCCCACAAttagaatgaaaataaataagggTATTTCTCACAAAAGAATTCACTTCAAATCCATATTTCAAAACCTTCCCATGAACACAAAAACCAGTCTTTCTCCATTCAAGCCTAGTACAACCTTTAAGCAAGAAAGAAAACGTGAACTTATCAGGCTTTACACCTCGATTCTCCATCTGGGTATAAAGCAAAACTACTTTTGAAGGATTTTTGCTTTGAGATGAACCTCTCATCATTGTATTCCACATGAAAATGTCTGGTTCAGTAATTTGAGCAAACACTTGGTGGGCATAGTTTATAGCACCAGAAATGGTCATAGCACCAGCAAATATGAGCTCTCTGAGGGCTGCTCGGTTTGAATTGAACCCTTTGATTATAAGGGTAGCGTGGATTTTCTTTAGAGCAAGAAGATTGTTGCAGTTTTTCCATAGGCTTGACGGCTGCTTGCGATTGGTGCTCCTATCgtttgttctttttcttatcATGATGTTAAATTTGTATTAGAAATGGCTAAGAGACCGTTAAGTTTGGCGGTTCTAGTAGTTGACTTCTTTCTGAGTTTGATATTGGGCTTTGTGTTCATGGACCTTCGTGACATTAATTTTGGGccctttaatttttccttttattgaaCAAATGTCACCTTATAATGTTTTTAAccattttataatgttttgaaaaaaaatatggttttttttttaatatcacccTTCGACATCCtgtgaaattatataatattttatactttatatttctaatattacAACACACTAAATATACTCTTAATATTAATTTCAGTAGCATGTACCAATtgtaataacttattttttatcatttatctaattttttcaaatatttttttttaaattgaaaaaaattataaattttattttttttataaaatttattgaattttcaaaatttttctattttttataaaattttatattcttactatttttacatattttatttttatttttatttttatttttattttacatgtaaaaacaataacaaataaaaaaagagaaatgagtGCAAGCCAAAagtgaaaagaataaaattcaaaagagtgaaaaataaataaataactagaATATTATtaccaaattaataaatatcCCCATCCATATTTTTTCCATAATCTAATGGATTTTTCTAAAATCCTAAGCAAACATTCCTAAATATGGTTTATCctaaattttattctaaaaatacatTGTTATCCCTTCTAAAATCCCAACAAAACATTTCCAAACAAGCACGATAATTGCATGTCAAAAACACCCTTTAAAACATACTAGATAGGTGGTTTGCACTACGTCGCAGGCCGGTCTAAATTTTCTcaatacaagaaaataatattcaaatgaCAATAGTTTAAGACAAATTTGGTTAAATTTACTAAACTACGACTCATGATATAAGACCGAAACAACCCGCGGAAAGGAAAGTGAAAAGAAATCATAAAGTTCAAGacctaataacttaataaaaaaaataaaaaaaaattcaaaaaatataatgccaAATAAGTAAACCCGAGCCAACTCGGCCTAACAAAAAGGTTAACTCAACTAATTTGCAATATGAGATATGATACAAGgataacccaacaaaaaaaaaaatcaaaacaaatcaagaagctCAAGGTCTAATAATTCAAtgtcaaaagatgaaaaaaaaacaatttttaaacaaGATCCTAAAAAAGATCAAACTTAAACAGAGTTTATCATCAAAACTGGTAGATCAAGTTATGAAACTGAGATTACCCTATAAaagataaacatgaaaaaaccacaaagaacgatttcaaaccataaaaaattaaaataattaaaataaaaataataaggactaaataatacacaataataattgaaagaaactaatcagggagtaaattgaaaaacaaaataaatgaagaaaatgataaaaaaaaagcaataaaaaaatgaggattaaaATTGGAAACcaaatagaattaaattaaactctcaaggataaaataaaaaataataataatgaaaatgataaaaaaaaatagcaataaaaagaataaggactaggttagattaaaaaaaatctaattagattaaatgatgagggatgaaattaaaaataaaacaaacttaaagaagcatcaaatctaaaaaaaatagaaataaaaagaatgacgattaaatccaaaacaaatacaAGCTGGAGGAAACAATTGAATTTGTCAAAGTTCTGTGGCCCAAGTAGCCctattttattgatatattatattataataatgcgTGTTACTAAAAAATCCCTAAAGGCATATgaatattatgaaaaacaatGATGCAAATACGAAAATACCCTCTCAAGGcaacttttgatttttcaaagtcAAAGGGTAAACATGAAATTTTACTGTACATAAAATgtgtaaaaacaaaacatccccTCTTTTAAAGGCCAATATTTTTTAGACTTGAAGGGCACAAATGTTATTTAactatacaaataaatttataaagatgCAAAAGCCTATGGACAAAAGGCCAATGTTTTGAGGCCCCAAGAGCAATATAGTATTTTTACtgcacataaaaaacaaaactataacttTATCTTCGATCAATTCTCAAATGATATTTGGATCACATGAAAAATACAACTTTACCCTTGCTATTAAGGCAATTGTTAAGAGTAATGAAAGAATAACTTGTCATTACATTGCTTGAATCCATAATAATTCTCCTCACAAAACATAGTAAAACCTAAACCTTTTTAGTTGTTTATTAATGAGAGGCATTATGAATTTTGGGTAACGCCTTTCATCTTGACAAACATGCCATTTATTTCCCAACATCTTATACATTCTAtgtttaaactatattttaaaaagtttattcttgttttatttgatgatataatgcttttcaaataatctGAAGTAGAACATTTAGAGCTTTTAACCTTACATGAAAATAGTCCTAGAAAATAGtacatttaaagaaattaaaggatTAATATGGAAATCACAATTACAAAATCACTACATATTTATGTTGATTGTACTTAGGACCTTATGTTTAAgctttatttcattaattacgTTAACAAATACCTTAGCGCCAACAAATTAGCATTAgcttaagttaatatttttcttcataacAATCATTTAAGTTATCTAGTTGAGTATAACCagattttaagaaaacaattgtttagagaataaaagaaaaattaagagttgttcttcATTTCAATATCATATATTGATATGAATTAGATTAGTTTCAActtaagtttatgttttttcataagTGATTGGGCTACTTAGTATGATTAGATGgatgaataattttaatcattaattgtacaagaaaaatcaagggcatttttattcaaaaactaatacaataatatgaaaacaagcccattttcattaaaatagattatgaaatatatattgtATTAATGAAATTATCAAAAGTACAATAATATAAAGATTGTCCATTATAATAGTTGGAAAGCTTAGGAAAATTCCTTTCTAAAGctaattctaatatttttcatctAGCTTTTAT encodes:
- the LOC133670871 gene encoding pentatricopeptide repeat-containing protein At5g15280, mitochondrial, producing the protein MKSRSRSKLLCNQMLQNLSYFTSNNAKLERVSSLFTHISIEFRFFTCSLTDPSLKPHKDLSSFNFNGIAHSVISKCSHFFDKKEPKRHNFLYDASFKMPLLDISDVIPHVTRRFLRVLRLKPEDVLEMLLGFQVECERVAVKSAKVESLWEIFKYANEQDKGFRHFPKSCEVMASILVRHGMFREAQLLLLAMERQGISMDSSKIFVSLIEGYVGVGDLERAVLVYDQMRERDLVPSLLCYRALVDLSVRMKRTQLAFRVSLDLVELGISVSEGENASFENVVRLLCRDGMIREARNFIRKLMALGFEPSSLVLNEIALGYCEQDFEDSVRCFAEMKCSPNVLTGNKILFSLCTGFGVERANLFRLKLEHLGFMPDEVTFGILICWCCRERKLRGAFNYLSELLSRGLKPNIWCYHALISALFKEGMWEHAQDILDEMVDMGTAPVLSTFKILLAGYCRARRFDEVKVVIHEMVNRGLIESSALEDPLSKAFMVLELKTLSVRLKRDNDVEFSKTEFFDNLGNGLYLDTDLDEYDKRVTRILEDSMVPDFDFLVRKECSNGNFKVACSLTGEMARWGQELSLSVVSALLKGLCTPRSYIKLCSSLLEKMPKLVNQLDQEVLNLLVQAYCKIGLTHKGWLIFNQMLQRNLTINSETFTALIKGLCKKENLRNLHDCWDFALNGKWLPGLVDCISVVECLCHCGMLKEVLELLERMLVLNPESRLKVLHIFLEKLSLTGFSSIAHLFVEELLQHGCALDQIAYSHLIKGLCKEQKYKVAFAVLDIMLARKMVPCLDVSLILIPRLCKAEKLQTAIELMENVLRVQTTFYSDFAKRFCVTGKAGEAANIFQNMLSKGLLPDADIYNMLLQQFCHTKNLKKVRELLGVVIRKTASLTISSYRSYVRLMCIEGKVDYALSLKKVMVRESKSASIILYNILIFYLLSAGESMLVKKVLNELQEEGLVLNEVTYNFLVYGFSKCKDVSTGMHYLSTMISKELRPSYRSLSTVITFLCDIGELDKVLELSREIELKGWILGSIAQNAIVEGLLFQDKVEAAKQFLDRMVYKGLTPQSISYDNLIKRFCCLGRLDKAIDLLNVMLKKGNMPSSTSYDSVICGFCSRNQLNQAMDFHAEMLDRNLKPSINTWDLLVKQYCQQGQPAEAAKLLLSMVQVGETPTRLMYCSVIDGYRMENNPRKASELMQMMQQSGYEPDFDTHWSLISNLSNSSDKDYSKSSQGFLSSLLAGSGFSSKKDLNAKLG
- the LOC133671014 gene encoding pentatricopeptide repeat-containing protein At5g15300, encoding MIRKRTNDRSTNRKQPSSLWKNCNNLLALKKIHATLIIKGFNSNRAALRELIFAGAMTISGAINYAHQVFAQITEPDIFMWNTMMRGSSQSKNPSKVVLLYTQMENRGVKPDKFTFSFLLKGCTRLEWRKTGFCVHGKVLKYGFEVNSFVRNTLIYFHSNCGDLVIARSIFYDLPERSVVSWSALTAGYARRGELGVARQIFDEMPVKDLVSWNVMITGYVKNGEMENARTLFDEAPEKDVVTWNTMIAGYVLRGEQRQALEMFEEMRNVGECPDEVTMLSLLSACADLGDLEVGRKLHCSISEMTRGDLSVLLGNALVDMYAKCGSIEIALQVFKKMREKDVTTWNSVIGGLAFHGHAEESIKLFAEMQALKNIKPNEITFVGVIVACSHAGNVEEGRRYFKLMRERYDIEPNMIHHGCMVDLLGRAGLLSEAFELIGKMEIEPNAIIWRTLLGACRVHGNVELGRLANERLLKLRRDESGDYVLLSNIYASAGEWDGAEEVRKLMDDGGVRKEAGRSLIEADDRAVMQFLFDPKPKLNSRGQVS